A genome region from Vulpes lagopus strain Blue_001 chromosome 7, ASM1834538v1, whole genome shotgun sequence includes the following:
- the LOC121494505 gene encoding cellular nucleic acid-binding protein isoform X3, whose product MSSNECFKCGRSGHWARECPTGGGRGRGMRSRGRGFQFVSSSLPDICYRCGESGHLAKDCDLQEDEACYNCGRGGHIAKDCKEPKREREQCCYNCGKPGHLARDCDHADEQKCYSCGEFGHIQKDCTKVKCYRCGETGHVAINCSKTSEVNCYRCGESGHLARECTIEATA is encoded by the exons ATGAGCAGCAATGAGTGTTTCAAGTGTGGACGATCTGGCCATTGGGCCCGGGAATGCCCTACTGGTGGAGGCCGTGGTCGTGGAATGAGAAGCCGTGGCAGAG GTTTCCagtttgtttcctcatctcttccAGACATCTGTTATCGCTGTGGTGAGTCTGGTCATCTTGCCAAGGATTGTGATCTTCAAGAGGATG AAGCCTGCTATAACTGCGGTAGAGGTGGCCACATCGCCAAGGACTGCAAGGAGCCCAAGAGAGAGCGGGAGCAATGCTGCTACAACTGTGGCAAACCAGGCCATCTGGCTCGTGACTGTGACCATGCTGATGAGCAGAAGTGCTATTCTTGTGGAGAATTTGGACACATTCAAAAAGACTGCACCAAAGTGAAGTGCTATAG gtgtggTGAAACTGGTCACGTAGCCATCAATTGCAGCAAGACAAGTGAAGTCAACTGTTACCGCTGTGGCGAGTCAGGGCACCTTGCACGGGAATGCACGATTGAAGCCACagcttaa
- the LOC121494505 gene encoding cellular nucleic acid-binding protein isoform X1, whose translation MSSNECFKCGRSGHWARECPTGGGRGRGMRSRGRGGFTSDRGFQFVSSSLPDICYRCGESGHLAKDCDLQEDEACYNCGRGGHIAKDCKEPKREREQCCYNCGKPGHLARDCDHADEQKCYSCGEFGHIQKDCTKVKCYRCGETGHVAINCSKTSEVNCYRCGESGHLARECTIEATA comes from the exons ATGAGCAGCAATGAGTGTTTCAAGTGTGGACGATCTGGCCATTGGGCCCGGGAATGCCCTACTGGTGGAGGCCGTGGTCGTGGAATGAGAAGCCGTGGCAGAGGTGGTTTTACCTCGGATAGAG GTTTCCagtttgtttcctcatctcttccAGACATCTGTTATCGCTGTGGTGAGTCTGGTCATCTTGCCAAGGATTGTGATCTTCAAGAGGATG AAGCCTGCTATAACTGCGGTAGAGGTGGCCACATCGCCAAGGACTGCAAGGAGCCCAAGAGAGAGCGGGAGCAATGCTGCTACAACTGTGGCAAACCAGGCCATCTGGCTCGTGACTGTGACCATGCTGATGAGCAGAAGTGCTATTCTTGTGGAGAATTTGGACACATTCAAAAAGACTGCACCAAAGTGAAGTGCTATAG gtgtggTGAAACTGGTCACGTAGCCATCAATTGCAGCAAGACAAGTGAAGTCAACTGTTACCGCTGTGGCGAGTCAGGGCACCTTGCACGGGAATGCACGATTGAAGCCACagcttaa
- the LOC121494505 gene encoding cellular nucleic acid-binding protein isoform X4, with translation MSSNECFKCGRSGHWARECPTGGGRGRGMRSRGRGFQFVSSSLPDICYRCGESGHLAKDCDLQEDACYNCGRGGHIAKDCKEPKREREQCCYNCGKPGHLARDCDHADEQKCYSCGEFGHIQKDCTKVKCYRCGETGHVAINCSKTSEVNCYRCGESGHLARECTIEATA, from the exons ATGAGCAGCAATGAGTGTTTCAAGTGTGGACGATCTGGCCATTGGGCCCGGGAATGCCCTACTGGTGGAGGCCGTGGTCGTGGAATGAGAAGCCGTGGCAGAG GTTTCCagtttgtttcctcatctcttccAGACATCTGTTATCGCTGTGGTGAGTCTGGTCATCTTGCCAAGGATTGTGATCTTCAAGAGGATG CCTGCTATAACTGCGGTAGAGGTGGCCACATCGCCAAGGACTGCAAGGAGCCCAAGAGAGAGCGGGAGCAATGCTGCTACAACTGTGGCAAACCAGGCCATCTGGCTCGTGACTGTGACCATGCTGATGAGCAGAAGTGCTATTCTTGTGGAGAATTTGGACACATTCAAAAAGACTGCACCAAAGTGAAGTGCTATAG gtgtggTGAAACTGGTCACGTAGCCATCAATTGCAGCAAGACAAGTGAAGTCAACTGTTACCGCTGTGGCGAGTCAGGGCACCTTGCACGGGAATGCACGATTGAAGCCACagcttaa
- the LOC121494505 gene encoding cellular nucleic acid-binding protein isoform X2 gives MSSNECFKCGRSGHWARECPTGGGRGRGMRSRGRGGFTSDRGFQFVSSSLPDICYRCGESGHLAKDCDLQEDACYNCGRGGHIAKDCKEPKREREQCCYNCGKPGHLARDCDHADEQKCYSCGEFGHIQKDCTKVKCYRCGETGHVAINCSKTSEVNCYRCGESGHLARECTIEATA, from the exons ATGAGCAGCAATGAGTGTTTCAAGTGTGGACGATCTGGCCATTGGGCCCGGGAATGCCCTACTGGTGGAGGCCGTGGTCGTGGAATGAGAAGCCGTGGCAGAGGTGGTTTTACCTCGGATAGAG GTTTCCagtttgtttcctcatctcttccAGACATCTGTTATCGCTGTGGTGAGTCTGGTCATCTTGCCAAGGATTGTGATCTTCAAGAGGATG CCTGCTATAACTGCGGTAGAGGTGGCCACATCGCCAAGGACTGCAAGGAGCCCAAGAGAGAGCGGGAGCAATGCTGCTACAACTGTGGCAAACCAGGCCATCTGGCTCGTGACTGTGACCATGCTGATGAGCAGAAGTGCTATTCTTGTGGAGAATTTGGACACATTCAAAAAGACTGCACCAAAGTGAAGTGCTATAG gtgtggTGAAACTGGTCACGTAGCCATCAATTGCAGCAAGACAAGTGAAGTCAACTGTTACCGCTGTGGCGAGTCAGGGCACCTTGCACGGGAATGCACGATTGAAGCCACagcttaa